TGCGATTTCACATGCGCTGTCGAGTTATCGTGGTTCCGGTGTGCATCACATCGCCTTCGATTGCGATGACATCTTCGCCCAAGTCAGCCGCGCCAAGGAGGCGGGCGTGCCGTTGCTGGACATTCCGTTGAACTACTATGACGACTTGGCGGCGCGTTTCGATTTCGACGATGAGTTTCTCAGCGAACTGGCGTATTTCAACGTGTTGTACGACCGCGACGCTCAGGGTGGCGAGTTTTTCCACGTCTACACCGAACCGTTCGAAGGGCGGTTTTTCTTCGAGATCATCCAGCGCAAGAACGGCTATGCCGGTTACGGCGCGGCCAACGTCGCGGTGCGGCTGGCAGCGATGGCCAAGTCCCGCAGCGGTGGGGTGCGGCACGCCAAGTTGTAGGGAAATAGTAAACGCGGCGGCAATGGGCAACGCCGTGGCTTCCTTCGCTGCGCGGTGCGGCCCATAATCGCCAACCTGTGCAGTGATGGCCGTGAGCCCGCAATGACTATGAATCCAGAGCTTTCCGCAGTCGTCGAAGAACCTGTCGCCGCGCCGCGCAAGAGTCGCAAGAACAACCCGGAGAAAACCCGGGAAAACATTCTTCAGGAAGCCATCGTCGAGTTCGTCCAGCAAGGGCTGGCCGGCGCGCGGGTCGACGCCATCGCCGAGCGCATCCACACCTCCAAGCGCATGATCTATTACTACTTCGGCAGCAAGGAACAGCTGTACGTCGAGGTGCTGGAAAAACTCTACGGAGATATCCGTACCACCGAGAGCCGCCTGCACCTGGCGGAGCTGGCGCCGGTCGATGCGATCCGCCGCCTGGTGGAGTTCACCTTTGACCACCACGACCGCAACGTGGATTTCGTGCGCATCGTCTGCATCGAAAACATCCACAACGCCGAATACGTCAAGCAGTCCGGTACGATCAAGGCGATGACCAATACCATCCTCGATTCCCTTGGCGTGATTCTGCGTCGCGGCGCCGAAGAGGGCGTGTTCCGTGCGGGCCTCGAGCCGCTGGATGTACATCTGCTGATCAGTTCGTTCTGCTTTTACCGGGTGTCCAACCGCCAGACATTCGGTGAGATCTTTCAGATTGATCTGTCGGACGAAGTGATCAAGCAGCGCCATCGGCAGATGGTTTGCGAGTCGGTGTTGCGGTATCTGCAAGCCTGAACCTCGTGGGGGCGAGCAGGCCCCCACGGGTTTTCAGTGATTCATGCTCTGGAAGTGCGTCAGCATCCGCTGGGCATCCGGTGCCACGCCGCTGAACAGCTCGAACGCCTTGACTGCCTGGAACACCGCCATGGTGCCGCCATCCAGCGTGCGGCAACCCAAGGCCCGGGCGTTGCGCAGCAGTTCGGTCTCCAGTGGGAAATAGACGATTTCCGCCACCCACAATTCGCTTCGCAACAGCTCGACCGGCACTGGCATGCCCGGCAGTTTCGCCATGCCCATCGGCGTGGTATTCACCAACCCATCGGCCTCGACCATTGCACTGGCCAGATCCTGGCCGGCCCGGGCGCGACTGGCGCCGAACTGTTGATTCAGATTGTTCGCCAGTGCCTCGGCACGGCTGGCCTCGACATCAAAAATGCTCAGTGTCCCCACGCCTTCCGCCAACAGCGCGTGGGCGACTGCTGCACCTGCACCGCCGGCCCCCATCTGGACGACGTGGCGGCGCGAAACGTCGCCCAGGCCACGACGAAAGCCCTCGGCAAATCCCAGGCAATCGGTATTGTGGCCGATGCGTTTGCCGTTTTTGAGCACCACGGTATTCACCGCGCCGATTCCGCGGGCTTCGGGCGACAGCTCGTCCAGCAATGGGATGACCGCCTGTTTGCATGGGAAGGTGATGTTCAGGCCGGTAAAACTCATGCGTTCGGCGGCTATCAACAAGTCGGGCAGGGCGCTGCTGTCGAGCTTCAGCGCATCAAGGTCGATCAATCGATACAGGTAACGCATGCCTTGGGCATCGCCTTCGTGCTCATGCAGCGCCGGCGTGCGAGACGCCTGGATACCCGCGCCGATCAGGCCGGCCAGCACAGTGATTTTCGACATGCGCATCAACCCTTCAACCGCTGACTGAAATGTTCCAGGGCCAGGCGATAGCCGTGGCTGCCGAACCCGCACATCACGCCGATGGCCACCGATGAGACAAAAGAGTGATGACGGAACGTTTCCCGGGCGTGGACGTTGGACAGGTGCACTTCGATTGCCGGGACTTCACTGGCGACCAAGGCGTCGCGGATAGCGACGGAGGTATGAGTCCAGGCTGCGGGATTGATGATGATGCCGGCACATCGGCCGCGGGCGCCATGAATCCAGTCGATCAGCTCCCCTTCCTGGTTGGTTTGGCGAAACTCCACGGCCAGGCCGAACTCTTCGGCGGCGCGGCCGCATAAGGCAGAAATATCCGCCAGGGTTTCGTGTCCGTAGGTCGCCGGCTCGCGAGTGCCGAGCAGGTTCAGGTTCGGGCCGTTGAGCACCAGAACGATTGGAGGCATCGCAATTTCTCCACATTTTTATTGTTGGTGTGGGCTGGGTTTCAGCTTGTGGAGATAAATTGTACTAGATGGTTAATTTGGTCAAATAAAGCAGCCGACATCGGTCAATATGTGTTCGATGATCGAACATGACCTGTGTCAGGGGAGGGCTGTTGTGGCGAGGGGATTTATCCCCGCTCGAGTGCGCAGCACTCGCAAGAGGCCAGACAAGACAGAGCAGAGGGCCGCTTCGCAGCCCAGCGGGGATAAATCCCCTCGCCACAGGGTAATCCCTTCACCCCGAAAGGGACGACTCAGCGTCGAGTCAACAACACCCCGGACTCCATGTGATGGGTCCAGGGGAATTGATCGAACAACGCGCAGCGGGTGATGCGGTGCGTATCGTTCAACTGCGCGATGTTCGCGGCGAGGGTGTCAGGGTTGCAGGAAATGTAGAGGATGTTGTCGAAACGCCGGCTCAGCTCGCAGGTGTCCGGGTCCATGCCGGCGCGCGGCGGGTCGACGAAGACGCTGCCGAATTCGTAGCTTTTCAGATCGATGCCGTGCAGGCGACGGAACGGCCGGACGTCGTTCAAGGCTTCGGTCAATTCTTCGGCGGACAGGCGCACCAGCGTGACGTTGTCCACCGCGTTTTCGCTGAGGTTGCTCAGCGCGGCGTTCACCGAGGTCTTGCTGATTTCGGTGGCCAGGACTTTGCGCACTCGGGTGGCCAGGGGCAGGGTGAAATTGCCGTTGCCGCAGTACAACTCCAGCAAATCGTCGCTGCGATCGCCCAACGCTTCATAGGCCCAGTTGAGCATCTTCTGGTTCACCGTGCCGTTGGGCTGGGTGAAGGCGCCTTCGGGTTGGCGATAGCTGAAGGTGCGGCCGCCGACGTCGAGTTTCTCCACCACGTAGTCGTGGCCGATCACTTCCCGCTTGCCCTTGGAGCGGCCAATGATGCTGACGCCCAGGTCGGCCGTCAGTTTCGACGCGGCCGCGTGCCAGTGCTCGTCCAGCGGGCGGTGGTAACACAGGGTGATCATCCCATCGCCGGCGAGGGTGGTCAGGAACTCCACCTGGAACAGCTTATGGCTCAGTGGCGCACTGGCTTGCCAGGCGGCCTTGAGCTGCGGCATCAACTGGTTGATGCGCAGGCTGGCAATGGGAAACTCCTCGATGAGGATCGGCGTGCGCTTGTCGTCCTGGGAGAACATTGCGTAGTGCCGTTCGCCGGCTTCGCGCCAGAGGCGGAACTCGGCCCGCAGGCGGAAATTCTTCAACGGCGAATCGAACACCGCAGGCTCGGGTGCATCGAATGGCGCCAGCAGGTCGCGCAAACGGGCGACCTTGTCCTGCAACTGGGCGGCGTAGGCCTGGGAATCAAAAGTCATGCGTTGAACCAACCCAACTTGATAACGAACAGAATCGACAGGATGACCAGGGCCGGGTTCAGCTCACGGCCACGGCCAGACACCAGTTTGATGGCAGTCCAGGCGATGAAACCGAAAGCGATGCCGTTGGCGATGGAATACGTGAACGGCATCGCCAGGGCCGTGACGACCACCGGGGCGGCAACGGTGATGTCGTCCCAGTCGATTTCCGCCAGGCCCGAGGTCATCAGCACCGCTACGAACAGCAGGGCCGGTGCGGTGGCGAAGGCCGGAACGCTGGCGGCCAGCGGCGAGAAGAACAGCGCCAGCAAAAACAGGATCGCCACGACGATGGCGGTCAAGCCGGTGCGGCCGCCGGCGCTGACGCCCGCCGCCGACTCGATATAGCTGGTGGTGGTCGAGGTTCCCAGCAGCGAACCGGCCATGGCGGCGGTGCTGTCGGCAATCAGTGCGCGGCCCATCTTCGGCATGTGGCCGTCCTTGCCCATCAGG
This is a stretch of genomic DNA from Pseudomonas marvdashtae. It encodes these proteins:
- a CDS encoding shikimate dehydrogenase, coding for MSKITVLAGLIGAGIQASRTPALHEHEGDAQGMRYLYRLIDLDALKLDSSALPDLLIAAERMSFTGLNITFPCKQAVIPLLDELSPEARGIGAVNTVVLKNGKRIGHNTDCLGFAEGFRRGLGDVSRRHVVQMGAGGAGAAVAHALLAEGVGTLSIFDVEASRAEALANNLNQQFGASRARAGQDLASAMVEADGLVNTTPMGMAKLPGMPVPVELLRSELWVAEIVYFPLETELLRNARALGCRTLDGGTMAVFQAVKAFELFSGVAPDAQRMLTHFQSMNH
- the aroQ gene encoding type II 3-dehydroquinate dehydratase, coding for MPPIVLVLNGPNLNLLGTREPATYGHETLADISALCGRAAEEFGLAVEFRQTNQEGELIDWIHGARGRCAGIIINPAAWTHTSVAIRDALVASEVPAIEVHLSNVHARETFRHHSFVSSVAIGVMCGFGSHGYRLALEHFSQRLKG
- a CDS encoding TetR/AcrR family transcriptional regulator, which gives rise to MTMNPELSAVVEEPVAAPRKSRKNNPEKTRENILQEAIVEFVQQGLAGARVDAIAERIHTSKRMIYYYFGSKEQLYVEVLEKLYGDIRTTESRLHLAELAPVDAIRRLVEFTFDHHDRNVDFVRIVCIENIHNAEYVKQSGTIKAMTNTILDSLGVILRRGAEEGVFRAGLEPLDVHLLISSFCFYRVSNRQTFGEIFQIDLSDEVIKQRHRQMVCESVLRYLQA
- the trmA gene encoding tRNA (uridine(54)-C5)-methyltransferase TrmA translates to MTFDSQAYAAQLQDKVARLRDLLAPFDAPEPAVFDSPLKNFRLRAEFRLWREAGERHYAMFSQDDKRTPILIEEFPIASLRINQLMPQLKAAWQASAPLSHKLFQVEFLTTLAGDGMITLCYHRPLDEHWHAAASKLTADLGVSIIGRSKGKREVIGHDYVVEKLDVGGRTFSYRQPEGAFTQPNGTVNQKMLNWAYEALGDRSDDLLELYCGNGNFTLPLATRVRKVLATEISKTSVNAALSNLSENAVDNVTLVRLSAEELTEALNDVRPFRRLHGIDLKSYEFGSVFVDPPRAGMDPDTCELSRRFDNILYISCNPDTLAANIAQLNDTHRITRCALFDQFPWTHHMESGVLLTRR